One part of the Arabidopsis thaliana chromosome 4, partial sequence genome encodes these proteins:
- the NRPB1 gene encoding RNA polymerase II large subunit, translated as MDTRFPFSPAEVSKVRVVQFGILSPDEIRQMSVIHVEHSETTEKGKPKVGGLSDTRLGTIDRKVKCETCMANMAECPGHFGYLELAKPMYHVGFMKTVLSIMRCVCFNCSKILADEEEHKFKQAMKIKNPKNRLKKILDACKNKTKCDGGDDIDDVQSHSTDEPVKKSRGGCGAQQPKLTIEGMKMIAEYKIQRKKNDEPDQLPEPAERKQTLGADRVLSVLKRISDADCQLLGFNPKFARPDWMILEVLPIPPPPVRPSVMMDATSRSEDDLTHQLAMIIRHNENLKRQEKNGAPAHIISEFTQLLQFHIATYFDNELPGQPRATQKSGRPIKSICSRLKAKEGRIRGNLMGKRVDFSARTVITPDPTINIDELGVPWSIALNLTYPETVTPYNIERLKELVDYGPHPPPGKTGAKYIIRDDGQRLDLRYLKKSSDQHLELGYKVERHLQDGDFVLFNRQPSLHKMSIMGHRIRIMPYSTFRLNLSVTSPYNADFDGDEMNMHVPQSFETRAEVLELMMVPKCIVSPQANRPVMGIVQDTLLGCRKITKRDTFIEKDVFMNTLMWWEDFDGKVPAPAILKPRPLWTGKQVFNLIIPKQINLLRYSAWHADTETGFITPGDTQVRIERGELLAGTLCKKTLGTSNGSLVHVIWEEVGPDAARKFLGHTQWLVNYWLLQNGFTIGIGDTIADSSTMEKINETISNAKTAVKDLIRQFQGKELDPEPGRTMRDTFENRVNQVLNKARDDAGSSAQKSLAETNNLKAMVTAGSKGSFINISQMTACVGQQNVEGKRIPFGFDGRTLPHFTKDDYGPESRGFVENSYLRGLTPQEFFFHAMGGREGLIDTAVKTSETGYIQRRLVKAMEDIMVKYDGTVRNSLGDVIQFLYGEDGMDAVWIESQKLDSLKMKKSEFDRTFKYEIDDENWNPTYLSDEHLEDLKGIRELRDVFDAEYSKLETDRFQLGTEIATNGDSTWPLPVNIKRHIWNAQKTFKIDLRKISDMHPVEIVDAVDKLQERLLVVPGDDALSVEAQKNATLFFNILLRSTLASKRVLEEYKLSREAFEWVIGEIESRFLQSLVAPGEMIGCVAAQSIGEPATQMTLNTFHYAGVSAKNVTLGVPRLREIINVAKRIKTPSLSVYLTPEASKSKEGAKTVQCALEYTTLRSVTQATEVWYDPDPMSTIIEEDFEFVRSYYEMPDEDVSPDKISPWLLRIELNREMMVDKKLSMADIAEKINLEFDDDLTCIFNDDNAQKLILRIRIMNDEGPKGELQDESAEDDVFLKKIESNMLTEMALRGIPDINKVFIKQVRKSRFDEEGGFKTSEEWMLDTEGVNLLAVMCHEDVDPKRTTSNHLIEIIEVLGIEAVRRALLDELRVVISFDGSYVNYRHLAILCDTMTYRGHLMAITRHGINRNDTGPLMRCSFEETVDILLDAAAYAETDCLRGVTENIMLGQLAPIGTGDCELYLNDEMLKNAIELQLPSYMDGLEFGMTPARSPVSGTPYHEGMMSPNYLLSPNMRLSPMSDAQFSPYVGGMAFSPSSSPGYSPSSPGYSPTSPGYSPTSPGYSPTSPGYSPTSPTYSPSSPGYSPTSPAYSPTSPSYSPTSPSYSPTSPSYSPTSPSYSPTSPSYSPTSPSYSPTSPAYSPTSPAYSPTSPAYSPTSPSYSPTSPSYSPTSPSYSPTSPSYSPTSPSYSPTSPAYSPTSPGYSPTSPSYSPTSPSYGPTSPSYNPQSAKYSPSIAYSPSNARLSPASPYSPTSPNYSPTSPSYSPTSPSYSPSSPTYSPSSPYSSGASPDYSPSAGYSPTLPGYSPSSTGQYTPHEGDKKDKTGKKDASKDDKGNP; from the exons ATGGATACGAGGTTTCCGTTCTCTCCGGCCGAGGTCTCTAAAGTCCGGGTGGTCCAGTTTGGCATACTCAGCCCCGATGAGATC AGGCAAATGTCTGTTATACATGTTGAGCATAGTGAGACGACCGAGAAGGGTAAACCTAAGGTGGGAGGATTGAGTGATACCCGTCTTGGTACGATTGATCGGAAGGTGAAGTGTGAGACATGTATGGCTAATATGGCTGAGTGTCCGGGACATTTTGGCTATCTTGAGCTCGCTAAGCCAATGTATCATGTCGGTTTTATGAAGACAGTGTTAAGTATCATGAGATGTGTCTGTTTCAATTGCTCCAAGATTTTAGCTGATGAG GAGGAGCATAAGTTTAAGCAGGCTATGAAGATCAAGAATCCTAAGAATAGGCTTAAGAAGATTCTGGATGCCTGCAAAAACAAGACCAAAtgtgatggtggtgatgacATTGACGATGTCCAAAGCCACAGCACGGATGAACCAGTAAAAAAGAGCCGAGGTGGATGTGGTGCACAACAACCAAAACTGACTATTGAGGGTATGAAGATGATTGCAGAATACAAAattcaaaggaagaaaaatgatgAGCCAGATCAGCTTCCCGAGCCTGCAGAAAGGAAACAGACACTTGGTGCTGATAGG GTTTTGAGTGTTTTGAAAAGGATTAGTGACGCGGATTGTCAACTCCTAGGTTTCAACCCTAAGTTTGCTCGTCCTGACTGGATGATTCTTGAAGTCCTTCCTATTCCTCCACCCCCTGTCAGACCATCTGTAATGATGGACGCCACTTCCAGGAGTGAG GATGACTTGACCCATCAGCTAGCTATGATTATTCGACACaatgaaaacttgaaaagGCAGGAAAAAAATGGAGCGCCAGCTCATATTATATCAGAGTTTACACAACTCTTGCAGTTTCATATAGCTACGTATTTTGATAACGAGTTGCCTGGACAGCCAAGG gCTACTCAGAAATCAGGGAGGCCTATTAAATCAATATGTAGTAGGCTGAAGGCAAAGGAAGGCAGAATCAGGGGTAACTTGATGGGAAAACGTGTTGATTTCTCGGCACGTACTGTTATTACTCCAGATCCAACAATAAATATTGATGAACTTGGTGTTCCGTGGAGTATTGCTCTGAATCTCACATACCCAGAAACAGTTACTCCCTATAACATTGAAAG ATTAAAGGAGCTTGTTGATTATGGACCACATCCTCCACCTGGGAAGACTGGAGCGAAATATATCATAAGAGATGATGGCCAAAGACTAGATCTTCGGTATCTTAAGAAGAGCAGTGATCAACATTTGGAACTTGGATACAAG GTGGAGCGGCATTTACAGGATGGTgattttgttctgtttaaTCGTCAACCAAGTCTGCACAAAATGTCTATCATGGGTCACAGGATTAGGATTATGCCATATTCCACTTTCCGTCTGAATTTGTCTGTCACGTCTCCGTACAATGCTGATTTTGATGGGGATGAGATGAACATGCATGTACCACAATCATTCGAGACCAGAGCCGAGGTGTTAGAGCTGATGATGGTTCCTAAATGTATTGTCTCCCCCCAGGCGAATCGTCCTGTGATGGGAATTGTGCAGGATACCCTCTTGGGGTGCCGTAAAATTACAAAGAGAGATACTTTCATAGAGAAG GATGTATTCATGAACACACTGATGTGGTGGGAAGACTTCGATGGGAAAGTTCCGGCTCCTGCAATCTTGAAGCCTCGTCCTCTTTGGACTGGCAAACAAGTTTTTAATCTTATCATACCAAAACAGATAAATCTGTTGAGGTACTCTGCTTGGCACGCAGATACAGAGACTGGATTTATAACTCCGGGGGATACTCAAGTGCGAATTGAAAGAGGGGAACTTCTTGCCGGAACTCTTTGCAAAAAGACCCTTGGTACATCTAATGGAAGTCTCGTGCATGTCATTTG GGAAGAGGTTGGTCCTGATGCAGCTAGAAAATTCCTCGGTCATACTCAATGGCTTGTCAATTACTGGCTTCTGCAGAATGGTTTTACCATCGGAATTGGTGACACAATTGCCGATTCATCAACAATGGAGAAAATTAATGAAACTATTTCCAATGCAAAAACTGCTGTGAAAGATCTTATCCGGCAGTTCCAGGGAAAGGAATTGGACCCTGAGCCTGGCCGAACTATGAGAGATACATTTGAGAACAGGGTTAACCAG GTTTTGAATAAAGCTCGTGATGATGCTGGAAGTAGTGCTCAAAAGAGTTTAGCAGAAACCAATAACCTTAAGGCCATGGTGACAGCAGGATCCAAAGGAAGTTTCATCAATATTTCTCAAATGACAGCGTGTGTCGGTCAGCAAAATGTTGAAGGGAAGCGAATTCCATTTGGATTTGATGGGCGGACATTGCCACATTTCACCAAAGATGATTATGGTCCTGAAAGTCGTGGTTTTGTTGAGAATTCGTACCTGCGTGGCTTGACTCCTCAAGAGTTCTTTTTCCATGCTATGGGAGGACGAGAAGGTCTTATTGATACTGCTGTGAAGACATCAGAAACTGGATACATTCAGAGGCGATTGGTAAAGGCTATGGAGGATATTATGGTTAAGTATGATGGGACAGTCAGAAACTCTTTGGGTGATGTTATTCAATTTCTCTATGGAGAAGATGGTATGGATGCTGTATGGATAGAATCACAGAAGCTGGATTCcttgaaaatgaagaaatcagaGTTTGATAGGACTTTTAAGTATGAGATTGACGACGAAAACTGGAATCCTACTTACCTAAGTGATGAACATCTTGAAGACTTGAAGGGGATTCGGGAGTTGCGTGATGTATTCGATGCGGAATATTCGAAACTTGAGACTGACAGATTCCAACTCGGGACAGAAATTGCAACAAATGGTGATAGCACTTGGCCATTGCCTGTTAACATCAAGAGGCATATCTGGAATGCGCAGAAGACTTTCAAAATTGACTTGCGCAAAATTTCAGATATGCACCCTGTTGAAATTGTTGATGCTGTTGATAAACTACAGGAGAGGCTGTTGGTTGTTCCTGGTGATGATGCGTTGAGTGTGGAAGCACAGAAAAACGCAACATTGTTCTTTAACATTTTGCTTCGCAGCACTCTTGCTAGTAAAAGAGTGTTGGAAGAATACAAGCTCAGCCGCGAGGCTTTTGAGTGGGTCATTGGTGAGATTGAATCAAGGTTTTTACAATCGCTAGTGGCCCCAGGGGAAATGATCGGTTGTGTTGCTGCTCAATCAATTGGAGAACCTGCTACGCAGATGACTCTGAATACCTTCCATTATGCTGGTGTCAGTGCAAAGAACGTTACGCTCGGAGTTCCCAGGTTGCGTGAAATTATTAATGTAGCTAAGAGGATCAAAACACCATCCCTATCAGTCTATCTCACTCCGGAAGCTAGCAAATCAAAAGAGGGGGCTAAGACTGTTCAGTGTGCTTTGGAGTATACTACTCTCAGGAGTGTTACTCAAGCTACGGAAGTCTGGTATGACCCAGATCCAATGAGTACAATAATTGAAGAGGACTTTGAATTTGTGAGGTCCTACTATGAAATGCCAGATGAAGATGTTTCCCCAGATAAGATATCTCCGTGGCTACTTCGTATAGAGTTGAATCGCGAGATGATGGTTGATAAGAAATTGAGTATGGCGGATATTGCGGAGAAGATCAACCTTGAGTTCGATGATGACCTAACTTGCATATTCAATGATGATAATGCTCAAAAACTGATCCTTCGAATTCGCATTATGAACGATGAGGGCCCAAAGGGAGAGTTGCAAGATGAATCGGCTGAAGATGATGTTTTCCTCAAAAAGATTGAGAGCAACATGCTGACAGAAATGGCACTCAGAGGTATTCCAGACATCAACAAGGTTTTTATAAAACAGGTTAGAAAGAGCAGGTTTGATGAGGAGGGAGGCTTCAAGACATCTGAGGAGTGGATGTTGGATACAGAAGGTGTGAACCTCTTAGCTGTCATGTGTCACGAAGATGTGGATCCAAAGAGGACAACAAGCAATCACTTGATTGAAATTATTGAAGTTCTCGGAATTGAGGCAGTTCGTCGTGCTTTGCTTGATGAACTCCGTGTTGTGATATCCTTTGATGGTTCTTATGTGAATTACCGTCATCTTGCCATCTTGTGTGATACTATGACCTATCGCGGTCATCTGATGGCTATCACTCGACACGGTATCAATAGAAATGACACTGGGCCTCTGATGAGATGCTCTTTTGAAGAAACAGTTGATATTCTGCTAGATGCTGCGGCTTATGCTGAGACAGACTGCTTACGGGGTGTTACTGAGAATATAATGTTGGGTCAACTTGCACCAATTGGGACAGGAGATTGTGAGTTGTATCTGAATGATGAGATGCTGAAGAATGCAATTGAACTTCAGCTCCCTAGCTATATGGATGGTCTTGAATTTGGAATGACTCCTGCTCGTTCACCAGTGTCAGGCACTCCTTACCATGAAGGCATGATGTCTCCAAACTACCTGTTAAGTCCAAATATGCGTTTATCCCCAATGTCAGATGCACAGTTTTCTCCATATGTTGGTGGAATGGCCTTTtcgccttcttcttctccaggaTATAGTCCATCATCGCCTGGATACAGTCCTACTTCTCCCGGTTACAGTCCAACTTCGCCTGGATATAGCCCGACTTCTCCCGGTTACAGTCCAACTTCGCCTACCTACAGTCCCAGTTCTCCTGGCTATAGCCCAACAAGCCCTGCTTATTCTCCTACAAGTCCTTCCTATTCTCCTACCTCTCCGAGCTACAGCCCAACGTCTCCAAGCTATAGCCCAACGTCGCCAAGCTACAGCCCGACATCTCCGAGCTACAGTCCTACTTCCCCAAGTTACAGCCCGACTTCGCCTGCTTACAGCCCGACTTCACCTGCTTACAGCCCAACTTCACCAGCATACAGCCCAACCTCTCCTTCTTACAGCCCAACTTCACCTTCTTACAGCCCAACATCGCCTTCTTACAGCCCTACTTCACCATCTTACAGCCCAACATCTCCGTCTTACAGCCCTACTTCACCCGCATATAGCCCCACATCTCCTGGCTACAGCCCTACTTCACCAAGTTACAGTCCAACATCACCAAGCTACGGTCCTACGTCTCCAAGCTACAACCCTCAGTCTGCTAAATATAGCCCATCTATAGCTTACTCTCCTAGCAATGCAAGACTATCACCAGCTAGCCCCTACAGTCCTACATCTCCCAACTACAG CCCGACATCTCCATCATACTCACCCACATCTCCATCTTATTCACCTTCAAGTCCAACATACAGTCCCAGCAG CCCATACAGCTCAGGAGCAAGCCCAGACTACAGCCCAAGCGCAGGCTACTCGCCAACACTTCCCGGTTATTCACCGTCATCAACGGGTCAGTATACCCCACATGAGGGCGATAAAAAGGACAAGACTGGAAAAAAAGATGCCAGTAAGGATGATAAAGGCAACCCTTGA
- a CDS encoding 2-oxoglutarate (2OG) and Fe(II)-dependent oxygenase superfamily protein (2-oxoglutarate (2OG) and Fe(II)-dependent oxygenase superfamily protein; FUNCTIONS IN: oxidoreductase activity, acting on paired donors, with incorporation or reduction of molecular oxygen, 2-oxoglutarate as one donor, and incorporation of one atom each of oxygen into both donors, oxidoreductase activity, oxidoreductase activity, acting on paired donors, with incorporation or reduction of molecular oxygen, iron ion binding, L-ascorbic acid binding; INVOLVED IN: oxidation reduction, peptidyl-proline hydroxylation to 4-hydroxy-L-proline; CONTAINS InterPro DOMAIN/s: Prolyl 4-hydroxylase, alpha subunit (InterPro:IPR006620), Oxoglutarate/iron-dependent oxygenase (InterPro:IPR005123); BEST Arabidopsis thaliana protein match is: 2-oxoglutarate (2OG) and Fe(II)-dependent oxygenase superfamily protein (TAIR:AT2G17720.1); Has 2430 Blast hits to 2416 proteins in 335 species: Archae - 0; Bacteria - 388; Metazoa - 1006; Fungi - 72; Plants - 400; Viruses - 15; Other Eukaryotes - 549 (source: NCBI BLink).) — translation MAKKPKQLRNKPRKSFSTQTFTVVVLVLFVILILVGLGIFSLPSTNKTSSMPMDLTTIVQTIQERESFGDEEDGNGDRWLEVISWEPRAFVYHNFLTNEECEHLISLAKPSMMKSKVVDVKTGKSIDSRVRTSSGTFLNRGHDEIVEEIENRISDFTFIPPENGEGLQVLHYEVGQRYEPHHDYFFDEFNVRKGGQRIATVLMYLSDVDEGGETVFPAAKGNVSDVPWWDELSQCGKEGLSVLPKKRDALLFWSMKPDASLDPSSLHGGCPVIKGNKWSSTKWFHVHEYN, via the exons atggcGAAGAAACCGAAGCAGCTCCGTAACAAGCCGCGTAAATCTTTTTCGACGCAAACTTTCACAGTTGTCGTACTTGTACTCTTTGTCATTTTGATCCTTGTCGGTCTCGGAATCTTTTCACTACCCAGCACCAACAAGACCTCTTCTATGCCGATGGATTTGACCACCATTGTACAAACGATCCAGGAGAG GGAGAGTTttggagacgaagaagacggtAATGGTGACCGCTGGCTGGAAGTTATCTCCTGGGAGCCTAGAGCTTTTGTTTACCACAACTTCTTG ACAAATGAAGAATGTGAGCACTTGATTAGCCTTGCGAAACCTAGTATGATGAAATCAAAGGTGGTTGATGTGAAAACCGGAAAGAGCATCGACAGCAG AGTACGAACCAGTTCAGGAACTTTTCTTAACAGAGGACATGACGAAATAGTGGAAGAGATTGAGAATAGGATTTCAGATTTCACCTTCATTCCTCCAG AAAATGGAGAGGGGCTGCAAGTTCTTCATTATGAAGTTGGGCAGAGATATGAGCCTCACCATGACTATTTCTTTGATGAGTTCAATGTCAGGAAAGGAGGGCAACGAATTGCTACAGTACTAATGTACCT CTCGGATGTCGATGAAGGCGGAGAAACAGTTTTCCCTGCAGCCAAAGGAAACGTTAGTGATGTCCCATGGTGGGACGAGCTCTCACAATGTGGTAAAGAAGGACTCTCTGTTCTGCCAAAGAAGAGAGACGCTTTACTCTTCTGGAGCATGAAGCCTGACGCGTCTCTAGACCCTTCTAGTTTGCATG GTGGTTGTCCAGTGATCAAAGGAAACAAGTGGTCATCAACTAAATGGTTTCACGTTCACGAGTACAATTGA
- a CDS encoding 2-oxoglutarate (2OG) and Fe(II)-dependent oxygenase superfamily protein (2-oxoglutarate (2OG) and Fe(II)-dependent oxygenase superfamily protein; FUNCTIONS IN: oxidoreductase activity, acting on paired donors, with incorporation or reduction of molecular oxygen, 2-oxoglutarate as one donor, and incorporation of one atom each of oxygen into both donors, oxidoreductase activity, oxidoreductase activity, acting on paired donors, with incorporation or reduction of molecular oxygen, L-ascorbic acid binding, iron ion binding; INVOLVED IN: oxidation reduction, peptidyl-proline hydroxylation to 4-hydroxy-L-proline; CONTAINS InterPro DOMAIN/s: Prolyl 4-hydroxylase, alpha subunit (InterPro:IPR006620), Oxoglutarate/iron-dependent oxygenase (InterPro:IPR005123); BEST Arabidopsis thaliana protein match is: 2-oxoglutarate (2OG) and Fe(II)-dependent oxygenase superfamily protein (TAIR:AT4G35810.1); Has 2238 Blast hits to 2238 proteins in 324 species: Archae - 0; Bacteria - 375; Metazoa - 902; Fungi - 37; Plants - 432; Viruses - 17; Other Eukaryotes - 475 (source: NCBI BLink).), whose translation MSKSTSVSTILYLRQRLQGLKIYETSDLIQHINTFDELVGEQVSVDVKIEEKTKDMILLCSLSPLLTTLTCSMVKVAASLRFPNERWLEVITKEPRAFVYHNFLALFFKICKTNEECDHLISLAKPSMARSKVRNALTGLGEESSSRTSSGTFIRSGHDKIVKEIEKRISEFTFIPQENGETLQVINYEVGQKFEPHFDGFQRIATVLMYLSDVDKGGETVFPEAKGIKSKKGVSVRPKKGDALLFWSMRPDGSRDPSSKHGKRHCLSLNLF comes from the exons ATGTCTAAGTCGACGTCAGTGTCTACCATACTGTATCTGAGGCAGAGGTTGCAGGGGCTGAAGATATATGAAACTTCAGATCTAATACAGCACATCAACACGTTCGATGAATTAGTCGGTGAACAAGTGTCCGTGGATGTGAAAATTGAGGAAAAAACTAAGGACATGATCTTGTTGTGTTCTTTGTCCCCTTTGTTAACAACACTTACTTGTAGCATGGTGAAGGTTGCTGCTTCGTTACGCTTTCCAAACGAGCGTTGGCTCGAAGTCATAACGAAGGAGCCTAGAGCTTTTGTTTACCATAATTTCTTG GCTCTCttctttaaaatttgtaagaCAAACGAAGAATGTGATCACTTGATTAGCCTCGCGAAACCTAGTATGGCGAGGTCCAAGGTGCGCAATGCGTTAACTGGACTTGGTGAAGAAAGCAG CTCACGGACGAGTTCAGGAACTTTTATTAGAAGTGGACATGACAAAATCGtcaaagagattgagaaaagGATTTCAGAATTCACCTTCATTCCTCAAG AAAACGGAGAAACGCTTCAAGTTATCAATTATGAAGTTGGGCAGAAATTTGAGCCTCACTTTGACGGATTTCAAAGAATTGCTACGGTTCTTATGTATCT CTCGGATGTTGATAAAGGCGGCGAAACAGTTTTCCCTGAAGCCAAAGgaattaaaagtaaaaaaggaGTCTCTGTTAGACCGAAGAAGGGAGACGCTTTACTCTTTTGGAGCATGAGACCCGACGGGTCTCGAGACCCTTCGAGTAAGCATGGTAAGAGGCATTGCCTTTCTCTAAACTTGTTTTAA